In Salinibaculum sp. SYNS191, the genomic window GACCACCCCGGGCGAGGTGCTCGGCCGTCTCGGACTCGGGCCGGCAGTCGCGCCGGTGCCAGTCCGGGTGTTCCTCGGCCTGAACTTCCTCTATCTCGGCGTCGTCCAGAAGCTCCTCGAACCCCAGCAGGCACTCGCCGTCGTCGACAGATACGACCTGACGGCCGTCGTCCCCGTCCAGCCGGAGCTGTGGGTCGTCGGGGCCGGTCTCACGGAAGCGCTCGTCGGCGTCGCGCTCATTCTGGGTGCGTTCACCCGCGGGACCGCCGCCCTCGGCTTCCTCATCCTCACGTCGACGCTTTTCGGCCTGCCGGACGACCCCGTGCTGGCACACGTCACGCTCTTCGGCCTCACCTCCGTCCTGCTGGTGACCGGTGCCGGCCGGCCCTCGCTCGACGGGACCGTCCTCCCGAGCCTCCGCCGTCGCTTCGACCCCGGCGCGGACCAGCCTTCGGGGACCACCGTCGACCGGCCGCTGTGACCGCAGCCCGGCACCGCGGAATCGGGCCGAGACAGTAATTTACAGAAGTGAAATCGATTAAATTTGGCTCCAGAAGCGCTCAGGACCCAATACAGCCGCCACACACGTGCGAGAGGTTCAAGTCCGTTCGGCCCCTCTATATTGTATGGACAATTCGCCCCGAAGAGCCGACGCTGAGTCCCCGCAGTCACTCGATTACGAGACAATCGAGGTCGAAACGCTGGTCGTCGGCGCGGGTGCCGCCGGCGCTCGCGCGGCCATCGAGATGGTCGAGTCCGGCGTCGACCCCGAGGACGTACTCGTCATCGGCAAGCGGGGCCACGGCGACGCCCACACGACGTGGGCACGCGGCGGCATCAACGGCGCACTCGGCACGCGGGACCCCGAGGACGACTGGACGATTCACGCCGCGGACACCCTGAAAGAGGGACACTTCGTCAACGACCCCGGGAAGGTGGAGGCCGTCGCCCGCGCGATGCCCGCGCTCCTGCGCGAACTCGACGACTGGGGGATGGCCTTCTCCCGGACCGACGACGGCGACATCGACCAGCGGTACTTCGGTGCCCAGTCGTTCCGCCGGACGGCCTTCGCCGGGGACCACACCGGCGAATCGCTGCTCGACACCCTCGTCGCACGCGCGCGAGAACTTGACATCCCCTACCGCGAGAACGTCTTCGTCAGCAAACTGCTGACCGGGGACGGCCGCATCCTCGGCGCGGCGGGCTACGACACGGACACCGGCGAGTTCGTGCTGTTCGACGCCGACGTCGTGATTCTCGCCGCCGGCGGCTACACGAGCCTCTACAGGCGACACTCCTCGCGCGACGACGAGAACACCGGCGACGGCCCCGCGCTCGCCGCGCTGGCCGGCGCGACCCTGCAGGACATGGAATTCGTCCAGTTCCACCCGACGGGGATGGTCGGTGGCCGCTACGGCGAGGAGTGGGACGGCCGACTCGTCACCGAGGCCGTCCGCGGCGAAGGTGGGCGGCTGTTCAACGCCGACGGGGAGCGGTTCATGCGGCGGTACGCGCCCGACCAGATGGAACTCGCCGCCCGCGACGTGGTCGCCCGCGCCATCGCCAGCGAAGTCGAGGCCGGCCGCGGGACGGACGACGGCGGCGTCTACCTGGACATCTCCCACCGCGAGCGCGCGTTCATCGAGGAGCGTCTGCCCCGGATGGACGAACGATTCGCCGACCTGGGCGTCGACATGGCCGAGGAACCGGTCGTGGTCGCACCGACCGCCCACTACGGGATGGGGGGCGTCGTCGTCGACGACAGCGGCCAGACCGACGTCGAGGGCCTCTACGCCATCGGCGAGACGATGGCCGGCGTCCACGGCGCGAACCGCCTCGGCGGGAACTCGCTGGCGGAGACCATCGCGTTCGGGGCGATAACGGGCAACGCCGTCGCCGCGCGACGCGGCGAGACGCGCGGGCACCGCGGCGACGAGGGCCTGCTCCACAGCCGCGCCACCCAGCACTTCGCCGACCTCGCGCGGCTCACCGACGCCGACGGCAGTCACGACCCCGAAGACCTGCTCGACGACCTCCGGGACCTCCTCTGGGACGCTGCGGGGATTCGCCGCGACGGTGCGGGTATCGAGGCCGGGCTGGACGCACTGGAGCGAGTGGCCGGGCGCGCCAGCGACCTCGCGGTCGGCGACCGCACGAGCGACAGCTTCGAGTTCGCGCTCGACCTGGGGTTCGCGCTGGTCGTCGCCGAGAGTATCCTCCGCAGCGCCCGCGAGCGGACCGAGTCACGCGGCGCGCACTACCGGACGGACTACCCGGACCGCGACGCCTCCTGGCAGCAGAACATCCGCGTCACGCACGACAGCATCGGCGCGATGCACCTGACGACCCACGCCGTCGGGACGCCGAGCCCGGCCGTCCAGCGGGCGCTCGACGCCGACTACCAGCTGGACTACCACCAGCTAGAGTAGTCAGGCGTCGTGAGCGTGGGCTTCGAGCGTCGACAGCTCGATTCGCTCCAGCGCCTCCTCGGCGGTCGCCTCCAGCACCACCGGCGGGGCGACGCCCTGTGCCTCGGCCTCCAGCCAGCGGTCGAGACAGAGACACCAGCGGTCGCCCGATTCCAGGCCGGGGAAGTCCAGTTCCGGGCGCGGGGTCACGAGGTCGTTGCCGCGCGCTTTGCTGAACTGGAGGAACTCCTCGGTGACGACGGCACAGAGTTCGTGGCGGCCGGCGTCGCCGGGAACGTGCCGGCAGCAGCCGTCGCGGAGGTACCCCGTCGTCGGGTCGGTACTGCAGGGTTCGAGTTCGGTGCCGAGGACGTTCCGGTCGTCGCTCATACCCCGCCTTGGGACGGGACCGGCTAAGGGGTTTGGACGCCGATTCGCAGGGGTGAACACGCGTGGAAATAGCACCCGCGAGTTTCCACATGATTTAACATAATTCATGATTGTTACCCGCAGAAATTTAAAGTCCATCCAGTACGCAGGACTCGACAGAACCAATGGCGACCTACCTCATCGCGAAGGACGTAGACACGGTTCCCGAAGCAGTACCGGTACACGAGTACGACGACCTCGACGAGGACGAACAGGAAGCGGTCCGGCAGCTCGTCGACGGCGAGACGGTCACCGGGACGCGGTTCGACAGCGACTTCATCCGCTACGACGGCGAGTGCTACCACATCGACCGCGTCGGCCTCCGGGCGTCTGACTGACGCGACGCTGCTCGTTTTGCGGCGTGCTGCCCCGAGTGACGGAGCAACGGCTATCGGGTGAGTGCGCGCCTGGAAAAGGTCGTTATACGAGGTGTACCGGTGCGGGCGATACAGCGTGGCCGAGTTTGGGGCTGTGTCCGTACATTATCTCACCTACGCGGTGACGCGGAACGACTCCTTCTGGATGATTTCGGTGTTGTGGCAGCGCGGACAGGCGTACTCTGTCAGCTTCGTCGTCTCGTCGTTGTAGTTCATGCGCGTGCCGCACCGGGTACACTGTGTCATTCCACTCTCCTCTACCACACGGAGATTATTAATCATTATGGTTCTACCACCGATTTTGTGTGGTATGTTATACCACGCCAAAAAGGTGGAAAACGAATCCGAAAACGGAGCGGGCGGGTCGGGGACTACGCGGTGACGCGGTAGCCCGACTTCCAGACGATGCGCGTGTTGTGGCAGTTCGGACAGACGTACTCTGTCAGCTTCGTCGTCTCGTCGTTGTGACTCATCCGGGCACCACATCGAGGACAGTCAGTCATATGACACACTACGCCGGTTGGAGTATTAATGATTAGGGTCGATATCCGGAAACTGGTAATCGACCGTCCAGTCGTGGAGACAAAACGGCGACGGACAATCGGCGCGTATCAGCTGCGCAGGACTGGTGACTGACGGCTGTCTGACGGGGGTTTACAACAGAACTGACGGATTACGTAGACGATGCCCCAGTTACAGATTCGGTTGCCGACGGAGCTCGGTAACGCGAGTGCCGGGGGACAGAGCCGGAGTCGCGAGAACGTACGGTCCGAGCCCCTCGGTCCGAACGTCGAGGGACTGGACGGCGAGACCCGGCAGATACTCCGGTGGTGGCGCTGCTGGGCGACCGGCGAAGGGTAGCTACTCCGCGAGACGGGCGGCGATGCGCTGTGCGCCGATAGTCGCCGAGAGGTCCGGTCGCTCGGCGGCGACGGCCTCGACCTCCCGCCCCAGCGCCTCGGAGACGCGCTGTTCGAACTCCTCGACGACGCCGGGGATGCAGGCCATCCCGCCCGTCAGGACGATGGGACGGTCCAGCGCGAGCTGGTAAATCTTCATGTGGTCGTTGGCCAGTTGCGAGAGGAACGTGTTGGCGAACTCGTCGACCACGTCGTCCAGATACTCGTTGCAGGCGTCCA contains:
- a CDS encoding L-aspartate oxidase — protein: MDNSPRRADAESPQSLDYETIEVETLVVGAGAAGARAAIEMVESGVDPEDVLVIGKRGHGDAHTTWARGGINGALGTRDPEDDWTIHAADTLKEGHFVNDPGKVEAVARAMPALLRELDDWGMAFSRTDDGDIDQRYFGAQSFRRTAFAGDHTGESLLDTLVARARELDIPYRENVFVSKLLTGDGRILGAAGYDTDTGEFVLFDADVVILAAGGYTSLYRRHSSRDDENTGDGPALAALAGATLQDMEFVQFHPTGMVGGRYGEEWDGRLVTEAVRGEGGRLFNADGERFMRRYAPDQMELAARDVVARAIASEVEAGRGTDDGGVYLDISHRERAFIEERLPRMDERFADLGVDMAEEPVVVAPTAHYGMGGVVVDDSGQTDVEGLYAIGETMAGVHGANRLGGNSLAETIAFGAITGNAVAARRGETRGHRGDEGLLHSRATQHFADLARLTDADGSHDPEDLLDDLRDLLWDAAGIRRDGAGIEAGLDALERVAGRASDLAVGDRTSDSFEFALDLGFALVVAESILRSARERTESRGAHYRTDYPDRDASWQQNIRVTHDSIGAMHLTTHAVGTPSPAVQRALDADYQLDYHQLE
- a CDS encoding DUF2237 family protein, producing MSDDRNVLGTELEPCSTDPTTGYLRDGCCRHVPGDAGRHELCAVVTEEFLQFSKARGNDLVTPRPELDFPGLESGDRWCLCLDRWLEAEAQGVAPPVVLEATAEEALERIELSTLEAHAHDA